In Deinococcus sedimenti, a single genomic region encodes these proteins:
- a CDS encoding sugar ABC transporter permease, with the protein MTTAPNNLPPGGYVHREPSALRQALPWIIGVVILALLGWLGYALVDNLKDNQKSFSIFFVERGWVRFLLFLLAASGVLALTSLLGQRIGMARTGRRISYAAVLGDQLTHLFLILVVLIAIYPLFYVLIAAFDPRNSLFAFPDFGNPNIFYKTGLLPDLKQLNLENFAKLFEGVTIPAWQLLLAVIGGAALAATLISLIVSKVGRDTDALANVRAWGLRVLVAALAVLVIFMGPAQFTGGSNESKFLLSVRNTLLVSGLTGVLAILLSTTAGYAMARLRFPGRFQMLLFFIFIQMFPVFLALVAVFKLLTDLGLGNTFAGLILAYSGGAIAFNTWIFKGYVESLPESLEEAAMVDGATRWQTFTRVVLPLSRGMLVFIFLNQFIGTYAEFILASILMTGVEHWTVGVMLRSFTSGQFSTKWGVFAAAATLGALPIVGLFYGFQNFFVGGAVAGGVKE; encoded by the coding sequence ATGACCACCGCACCCAACAACCTCCCACCCGGCGGCTACGTCCACCGCGAGCCCTCTGCCCTACGTCAGGCGCTGCCCTGGATCATCGGGGTGGTCATCCTGGCCCTGCTCGGCTGGCTCGGGTACGCGCTGGTCGACAACCTGAAAGACAACCAGAAGAGCTTCTCGATTTTCTTCGTGGAACGCGGCTGGGTGCGCTTCCTGCTGTTCCTGCTGGCCGCCAGCGGCGTGCTGGCCCTGACCAGCCTGCTGGGGCAGCGGATCGGCATGGCCCGCACGGGCCGCCGCATCAGCTACGCGGCGGTGCTGGGTGACCAGCTGACCCACCTGTTCCTGATCCTGGTCGTCCTGATCGCCATCTACCCGCTGTTCTACGTGCTGATCGCCGCGTTCGACCCGCGCAACAGCCTGTTCGCCTTCCCGGACTTCGGGAACCCGAACATCTTCTACAAGACCGGCCTGCTGCCCGACCTGAAGCAGCTGAACCTGGAGAACTTCGCCAAGCTGTTCGAGGGCGTCACCATCCCCGCGTGGCAGCTTCTGCTCGCCGTGATCGGCGGGGCCGCGCTGGCCGCCACGCTGATCTCCCTGATCGTCAGCAAGGTCGGGCGCGACACCGACGCCCTGGCGAATGTGCGCGCCTGGGGCCTGCGCGTGCTGGTCGCCGCGCTGGCCGTACTCGTGATCTTCATGGGCCCAGCGCAGTTCACGGGCGGCAGCAACGAGAGCAAGTTCCTGCTCTCCGTGCGCAACACCCTGCTGGTGTCCGGCCTGACCGGCGTGCTGGCCATCCTGCTGTCCACGACGGCCGGATACGCCATGGCCCGCCTGCGCTTCCCGGGCCGCTTCCAGATGCTGCTGTTCTTCATCTTCATCCAGATGTTCCCGGTGTTTCTGGCGCTCGTCGCGGTGTTCAAACTCCTGACCGACCTGGGCCTGGGCAACACCTTCGCCGGGCTGATCCTGGCGTACTCCGGCGGCGCGATCGCCTTCAACACCTGGATCTTCAAGGGCTACGTGGAAAGCCTCCCCGAGTCGCTGGAGGAAGCGGCAATGGTGGACGGCGCGACCCGCTGGCAGACCTTCACGCGCGTCGTGCTGCCCCTGTCGCGCGGGATGCTGGTGTTCATCTTCCTGAACCAGTTCATCGGCACGTACGCCGAGTTCATCCTGGCCAGCATCCTGATGACCGGCGTGGAGCACTGGACGGTCGGCGTGATGCTCCGCTCGTTCACCAGCGGCCAGTTCAGCACAAAGTGGGGCGTGTTCGCCGCCGCCGCCACGCTGGGCGCCCTGCCGATCGTGGGGCTGTTCTACGGCTTCCAGAACTTCTTCGTCGGCGGCGCGGTCGCCGGGGGTGTCAAGGAGTAA
- a CDS encoding ABC transporter permease subunit, which translates to MTTLSPPRSRTAVPPQGSRGILLALLILAALMGASVLIGWLLSTLAAQVVPGAPAYLLLVFTVVSLLVLAPLTHRAFPWITNWFYLLPALVFILAFTVLPVVLTVNYAFTNYSGQNSGNPDSAARQAATLSADRRSVTVPGLKGSAQAYLNCAAPSCAGATLVLYDEDASVPYRVKVTSAQDKTFTLAVPAPEALQVAQVTRVNRISYVGLANFQEIFGKASRALWPVFLWTVIFAFSTIILNSVAGLILGILLYNKRLKGRNVYRTLLFLPWAIPTVISVQMWVALFDQQFGIVNKSLGLLGIVAIPWLNDPLWAKISILVVNLWLGFPYMMTATISALSTINDDLYEAAEIDGASRWQQITGITLPLLRNSFTPILLSGFAFNFNNFGIIYLLTAGGPAQEGRESTAQSTDILLSWGYNTAFVSAGGQNFALASAIALIIFFLTLAISIVNFKAAGVFEEARK; encoded by the coding sequence ATGACCACCCTGTCCCCACCCCGCTCCCGCACCGCCGTGCCCCCCCAGGGCTCACGCGGCATCCTGCTGGCCCTGCTGATCCTGGCCGCCCTGATGGGCGCGTCCGTGCTCATCGGGTGGCTGCTGTCCACCCTGGCTGCTCAGGTCGTGCCCGGTGCCCCCGCCTACCTGCTGCTGGTCTTCACGGTGGTGTCGCTGCTGGTGCTCGCACCATTGACCCACCGCGCGTTCCCGTGGATCACGAACTGGTTCTACCTGCTGCCCGCGCTGGTGTTCATCCTGGCATTCACGGTACTGCCGGTCGTGCTGACCGTGAACTACGCCTTCACGAACTACAGCGGGCAGAACAGCGGCAATCCCGACAGCGCCGCCCGTCAGGCCGCCACCCTGAGCGCTGACCGCCGCTCAGTTACGGTGCCTGGCCTCAAGGGCAGCGCGCAGGCATACCTGAACTGCGCCGCCCCCAGCTGCGCCGGGGCAACCCTGGTGCTGTACGACGAGGACGCCAGCGTCCCGTACCGCGTGAAGGTCACCTCCGCGCAGGACAAGACCTTCACGCTGGCCGTCCCCGCTCCCGAGGCTCTACAGGTCGCGCAGGTCACCCGCGTGAACCGGATCAGTTATGTGGGCCTCGCCAATTTCCAGGAGATCTTCGGGAAGGCCAGCCGCGCCCTGTGGCCGGTGTTCCTCTGGACGGTCATCTTCGCGTTCAGCACCATCATCCTGAATTCGGTCGCGGGCCTGATCCTGGGCATCCTGCTGTACAACAAGCGCCTCAAGGGCCGCAACGTGTACCGCACGCTGCTGTTCCTGCCCTGGGCGATCCCCACCGTGATCAGCGTGCAGATGTGGGTCGCGCTGTTTGACCAGCAGTTCGGCATCGTGAACAAGAGCCTGGGTCTGCTGGGCATCGTCGCGATTCCCTGGCTGAACGACCCGCTGTGGGCCAAGATCAGCATCCTGGTGGTGAACCTGTGGCTGGGCTTCCCGTACATGATGACCGCCACCATCAGCGCCCTGAGCACCATCAACGACGACCTCTATGAGGCCGCCGAGATCGACGGCGCCAGCCGCTGGCAGCAGATCACCGGCATCACCCTGCCGCTGCTGCGCAACTCGTTCACGCCGATCCTGCTGTCGGGCTTCGCGTTCAACTTCAACAACTTCGGGATCATCTACCTGCTCACGGCCGGCGGCCCCGCCCAGGAAGGCCGCGAGAGCACCGCGCAGAGCACCGACATCCTGCTCTCGTGGGGATACAACACCGCGTTCGTGTCGGCTGGCGGACAGAACTTCGCGCTGGCCAGCGCCATCGCGCTGATCATCTTCTTCCTGACCCTGGCGATCAGCATCGTGAACTTCAAGGCCGCCGGCGTGTTCGAGGAGGCCCGCAAATGA
- a CDS encoding sugar ABC transporter substrate-binding protein, with amino-acid sequence MKKALTILSLALLGQASAATITVWTHFGDSELAWLRAQAADFKAKTGNTVNIVSVPFGEMTDKFIQSAPKGQGPDLLTTQPHDRLGQLAAAGVIEPMDKYVTSRTDLDKTALNAMTYQGKLFGVPMFAEAVAVVYNKALVPTAPTTWSAFLAAAQKNTGSGKFGYLADLSNAYMQYGIISAYGGYVFKNNGGTLNVKDVGLANAGADKASAFLNDLRYKYNLVPEGVNGDAAKSAFVQGRLGMFLTGPWDMGDIKKANINYGIIPFPTPPGATGKWSPFVGVQGTMLNSYSKNKVAAAQFAKQISSSDAQVAFNKAGGRIPASLSARTKLKADPVVQGFGKTISMGTPMPNVPQMGAVWGPWSNAIAQSVQKSGQNYGQILDKAVQEINSNIK; translated from the coding sequence ATGAAGAAAGCTCTGACCATCCTGTCTCTCGCGCTGCTCGGCCAGGCCAGCGCCGCCACCATCACCGTCTGGACTCACTTCGGTGACAGTGAACTGGCGTGGCTGCGCGCACAGGCCGCCGACTTCAAGGCCAAGACCGGCAACACGGTCAACATCGTCAGCGTGCCCTTCGGCGAGATGACCGACAAGTTCATCCAGAGCGCCCCCAAGGGCCAGGGCCCCGACCTGCTGACCACGCAGCCCCACGACCGCCTCGGTCAGCTGGCCGCCGCCGGCGTGATCGAGCCCATGGACAAGTACGTCACCAGCCGCACCGACCTGGACAAGACCGCCCTGAACGCCATGACCTACCAGGGCAAGCTCTTCGGCGTCCCTATGTTCGCCGAAGCGGTCGCCGTCGTGTACAACAAGGCCCTGGTGCCCACTGCCCCCACCACCTGGAGCGCCTTCCTTGCCGCCGCCCAGAAGAACACCGGCAGCGGCAAGTTTGGCTACCTCGCTGACCTGAGCAACGCCTACATGCAGTACGGCATCATCAGCGCCTACGGCGGCTACGTCTTCAAGAACAACGGCGGCACCCTGAACGTCAAGGACGTGGGTCTCGCCAACGCCGGCGCCGACAAGGCCAGCGCGTTCCTGAACGATCTACGCTACAAGTACAACCTCGTGCCCGAAGGCGTCAACGGCGACGCCGCCAAGAGTGCTTTCGTGCAGGGCCGCCTCGGGATGTTCCTCACCGGTCCCTGGGACATGGGCGACATCAAGAAGGCCAACATCAACTACGGCATCATCCCCTTCCCGACCCCTCCCGGCGCCACCGGCAAGTGGAGCCCCTTCGTGGGCGTGCAGGGCACCATGCTGAACTCCTACAGCAAGAACAAGGTGGCCGCCGCGCAGTTCGCCAAGCAGATCAGCTCCTCCGACGCCCAGGTCGCGTTCAACAAGGCCGGCGGCCGCATCCCCGCCAGCCTCAGCGCCCGCACCAAGCTCAAGGCCGACCCGGTCGTGCAGGGCTTCGGCAAGACCATCAGCATGGGCACCCCCATGCCCAACGTGCCCCAGATGGGCGCCGTGTGGGGCCCCTGGAGCAACGCCATCGCGCAGAGCGTCCAGAAGTCCGGCCAGAACTACGGCCAGATCCTCGACAAGGCCGTCCAGGAAATCAACAGCAACATCAAGTAA
- a CDS encoding MFS transporter: MSSAAPSPARVNTGRTKLILFLTIFIAMLGLSVLFPIIAPLGRQLGLTETQTGWFSTAYSLMQFVFSPIWGNRSERVGRKPILLMGLVGFSISFGLFGVLAQAGLNGALSGTLLFVLLVASRVIGGVLSSATLPTAQAMMADLSSAKDRAASLGLIGAAFGLGVVFGPAIGAALSGLSLTAPVFFSAALGLVTALVAWRTLPETRVSGAKVAAKGSRRALLSQPTVLLLLAVSALSTLASVGMEQTIGFYVQDTLRLTPEGAARAVGIMLTVFGLVAALVQGGAIRPLAKKLPTTPLVAAGLLIMGAGMLLVPAAQTFWPITLALAVVGVGSAILSPSLSAGLSLSAGENQQGTVAGLNSSALALGRMTGPLISTGLYQTVSHAAPYVLSGSILLALLAVMLLIRPKVQPAAT; this comes from the coding sequence ATGTCGTCCGCCGCCCCCTCCCCCGCCCGGGTCAACACCGGGCGAACAAAACTGATCCTGTTTCTGACCATCTTCATCGCCATGCTGGGCCTGAGCGTCCTGTTCCCGATCATCGCCCCACTGGGCCGCCAGCTCGGCCTGACCGAGACACAGACCGGCTGGTTCTCCACTGCCTACTCCCTGATGCAGTTCGTCTTCTCGCCCATCTGGGGGAACCGCAGCGAACGCGTGGGCCGCAAACCCATCCTCCTGATGGGCCTCGTGGGCTTCTCGATCAGCTTCGGGCTCTTCGGCGTGCTGGCCCAGGCAGGCCTGAATGGCGCGCTGAGCGGCACCCTGCTGTTCGTCCTGCTCGTCGCCTCGCGCGTGATCGGTGGGGTGCTCTCCAGCGCCACGCTGCCCACCGCGCAGGCCATGATGGCCGACCTGAGCAGCGCCAAGGACCGCGCCGCCAGCCTGGGCCTGATCGGCGCGGCGTTCGGCCTGGGCGTCGTGTTCGGCCCGGCCATCGGCGCGGCCCTGAGCGGCCTCAGCCTGACCGCGCCGGTCTTCTTCAGCGCCGCGCTGGGCCTGGTCACCGCGCTCGTCGCGTGGCGCACCCTGCCCGAAACCCGCGTGAGCGGCGCCAAGGTGGCCGCGAAGGGCAGCCGCCGCGCGCTGCTCTCGCAGCCCACCGTGCTGCTGCTGCTGGCCGTCAGCGCCCTGTCCACTCTGGCGAGCGTCGGCATGGAGCAGACCATCGGGTTCTACGTGCAGGACACCCTGCGCCTGACCCCGGAGGGCGCGGCGCGCGCGGTGGGCATCATGCTGACCGTGTTCGGGCTGGTCGCGGCGCTCGTGCAGGGCGGCGCGATCCGCCCCCTGGCGAAGAAACTGCCCACCACGCCCCTGGTGGCCGCCGGGCTGCTGATCATGGGCGCCGGGATGCTGCTGGTTCCCGCCGCGCAGACGTTCTGGCCGATCACGCTGGCCCTGGCGGTCGTGGGCGTCGGCAGCGCCATCCTGAGCCCCAGCCTCAGCGCGGGCCTGAGCCTCTCTGCGGGCGAGAACCAGCAGGGCACCGTCGCGGGCCTGAACAGCAGCGCGCTGGCCCTGGGCCGCATGACCGGCCCGCTGATCAGCACCGGGCTGTACCAGACGGTCAGTCACGCCGCGCCGTACGTCCTGAGCGGCAGCATCCTGCTGGCCCTGCTGGCCGTCATGCTGCTGATCCGGCCGAAGGTGCAGCCTGCCGCCACCTGA
- a CDS encoding RsmB/NOP family class I SAM-dependent RNA methyltransferase → MTDARRPRPARDHPDRDRPAPFNPAREVAVRVLLRVMDAGAFAAPALDAALQEARLPARDAGLATHVVYGALRHAPSLTRALDARLSGDTHPKTRAVLLAGAFERLFLGTPPHAVVSEYVNLARGARLAPPGLVNAVLRRLETLSPDEVVPDEMPRWLADVYRRAYGAQADAVLADLLEPQPLWLSLSDAGVRALEDEGSVLEGTVQGVDRVALDRPLRQTTAFQRGQAQPINPASLACVDALGDVQGARVLDLAGGAGVKAAMLATRGAQVTSVDVIERKHAQARTNLKRLGLTAQFITHDLTQPLPAEAAPAVLLDAPCTGSGTLRSHPEIKLRLTPDAVQEMAQLQARMLPNAAALVQPGGTLVYSVCSVTPQEGPEVVQAFLDSHPEFTAQPVPDLEVPTVPAGPGVLTVPVGGVDGFFIARMQRQA, encoded by the coding sequence ATGACCGACGCACGCCGCCCCCGTCCCGCCCGCGACCACCCTGACCGTGACCGGCCCGCGCCGTTCAACCCGGCCCGCGAGGTCGCCGTGCGCGTGCTGCTGCGCGTCATGGACGCCGGGGCGTTCGCCGCGCCCGCGCTGGACGCCGCGCTGCAGGAAGCCCGCCTGCCCGCCCGGGACGCGGGGCTCGCCACGCACGTCGTGTACGGCGCGCTGCGCCACGCACCCAGCCTCACCCGCGCGCTCGACGCGCGCCTGTCCGGCGACACGCACCCGAAAACCCGCGCCGTGCTGCTGGCCGGGGCGTTCGAGCGGCTGTTCCTGGGCACCCCGCCGCACGCGGTCGTCAGCGAGTACGTGAACCTCGCGCGCGGCGCGCGGCTGGCGCCCCCCGGACTGGTGAACGCCGTGCTGCGCCGCCTGGAAACCCTGAGCCCCGACGAGGTCGTCCCCGACGAGATGCCCAGGTGGCTGGCGGACGTGTACCGCCGCGCGTACGGAGCGCAGGCGGACGCGGTGCTCGCGGACCTGCTGGAACCGCAGCCGCTGTGGCTGAGCCTCAGCGACGCGGGCGTCCGCGCGCTGGAGGACGAGGGCAGCGTCCTGGAGGGCACCGTGCAGGGCGTGGACCGCGTCGCGCTCGACCGCCCGCTGCGGCAGACCACCGCGTTCCAGCGGGGACAGGCGCAGCCGATCAACCCGGCCAGCCTCGCCTGCGTGGACGCGCTGGGTGACGTGCAGGGCGCGCGGGTGCTGGACCTGGCGGGCGGGGCGGGCGTGAAGGCCGCGATGCTCGCCACGCGCGGCGCGCAGGTGACCAGCGTGGACGTCATCGAACGCAAGCACGCCCAGGCCCGCACGAACCTGAAGCGGCTGGGCCTGACCGCGCAGTTCATCACGCACGACCTGACCCAGCCGCTGCCCGCCGAAGCCGCGCCTGCCGTGCTGCTCGACGCGCCGTGCACCGGCAGCGGCACGCTGCGCAGCCACCCGGAGATCAAGCTGCGCCTCACGCCGGACGCCGTGCAGGAGATGGCGCAGCTTCAGGCGCGGATGCTGCCGAACGCCGCCGCGCTCGTGCAGCCCGGCGGGACGCTGGTGTACTCGGTGTGCTCGGTCACGCCGCAGGAAGGACCGGAGGTCGTGCAGGCGTTCCTGGACAGCCACCCGGAGTTCACGGCGCAGCCCGTGCCGGACCTGGAGGTCCCCACCGTGCCCGCCGGGCCGGGCGTGCTGACCGTCCCGGTCGGCGGCGTGGACGGCTTCTTCATCGCGCGGATGCAGCGACAGGCCTGA
- the deoD gene encoding purine-nucleoside phosphorylase, which translates to MSIHLNAEPGQIAETVLLPGDPLRAKHIAETFLTDPVLHNTVRGMHGYTGTYKGKRVSVQGTGMGIASSMIYVSELITQYGCKNLIRVGTAGSYQADVHVRDIVLAQAACTDSNINNIRFGAKNYAPIADFDLLMRAYQIARERGHTTHVGNIMSSDTFYHDDFDQYKIWADYGVLAVEMEAAGLYTLAAKHGVKALTVLTISDHLVTREETTAEERQLTFNAMIEIALDAALGE; encoded by the coding sequence ATGAGTATTCACCTGAACGCTGAACCCGGCCAGATCGCCGAAACCGTCCTCCTCCCGGGCGACCCGCTGCGCGCCAAGCACATCGCCGAGACGTTCCTCACCGACCCCGTCCTGCACAACACCGTGCGCGGCATGCACGGCTACACCGGCACGTACAAGGGCAAGCGCGTCAGCGTGCAGGGCACTGGCATGGGCATCGCCAGCTCCATGATCTACGTCAGCGAACTCATCACCCAGTACGGCTGCAAGAACCTCATCCGCGTCGGCACCGCCGGCAGCTACCAGGCGGACGTGCACGTGCGCGACATCGTCCTGGCGCAGGCCGCATGCACGGACAGCAACATCAACAACATCCGCTTCGGCGCGAAGAACTACGCCCCCATCGCCGACTTCGACCTGCTGATGCGCGCCTACCAGATCGCCCGCGAACGCGGCCACACCACCCACGTCGGCAACATCATGAGCAGCGACACCTTCTACCACGACGACTTCGACCAGTACAAAATCTGGGCGGACTACGGCGTGCTGGCCGTCGAGATGGAAGCCGCCGGGCTGTACACCCTGGCCGCCAAACACGGCGTGAAGGCCCTGACCGTCCTGACCATCAGCGACCACCTCGTCACCCGCGAGGAAACCACCGCCGAGGAGCGCCAGCTGACCTTCAACGCCATGATCGAGATCGCGCTCGACGCCGCGCTCGGCGAGTAA
- a CDS encoding WD40 repeat domain-containing protein — MTRPRRAHLTALKLATLTLALTAAAAEAASLKVAASYRLNGASANDAVWFPNGRRFAVATDNTVTIVDAAQPDRAAQTLRGPTETITSVSVSPAADLVVGLSNGVAYAWQLSNGTLLNTFDTLNATSAQFRADGQVILVLDTTDANLAVLWNPRTDADRQLNEGVLDIVTSRDGQRAVAADGKGRVTLWDPVAWKPLGQALPCKTLYALVIAPDGSAGAASCEDRKGLILRQGANRTVTLSGERAALAFATPTDLYAKSGTKLQRWNVQTGQGETPVDYFAGARLIIAPDGKTVIGLSRNWPARLSTLTRPDDARRLNFPAARVSDSGYLNGVPVAALTDVGYRLSATPQVVTEDESWLLSIASAAGEGFGVLEDEQDFEPYLALLGAQGFDTTDDLYEIDLSEAERLTASPDGRVAIVNSGSHAELFDATGRKIFGLSIEALEDLDVDPDDTFLDAAASAGGKVLALITQGGHALRIDTSSRELISQAQFPRDATPALLASAPDGTLAVTVRRAGEQQIWLFRGEDTTPYRQVTLDGSVEDLAFSPDGTHLAVNASGELPHVLVLRVSDGQDVARSPKLSMYDGGLTWNAAGTQLLVGRGQFGTDSAATLLTFQR; from the coding sequence ATGACCCGACCCCGGCGCGCGCACCTGACGGCCCTGAAACTCGCCACCCTGACCCTCGCCCTGACCGCCGCCGCCGCGGAGGCCGCCAGCCTGAAGGTCGCCGCGTCGTACCGCCTGAACGGCGCGAGTGCGAACGACGCCGTGTGGTTCCCGAACGGCAGGCGGTTCGCGGTGGCGACCGACAACACCGTCACCATCGTGGACGCCGCGCAGCCCGACCGGGCCGCCCAGACGCTGCGCGGCCCGACCGAGACCATCACGTCCGTCAGCGTCAGCCCCGCCGCTGACCTCGTGGTCGGACTGAGTAACGGCGTGGCGTACGCGTGGCAGCTCAGCAACGGAACACTCCTGAACACCTTCGACACCCTCAACGCGACCTCCGCGCAGTTCCGCGCCGACGGTCAGGTGATCCTCGTGCTGGACACCACCGACGCGAACCTCGCCGTACTCTGGAACCCCCGGACGGACGCGGACCGGCAACTGAATGAAGGCGTGCTCGACATCGTCACGTCCCGGGACGGTCAACGCGCCGTCGCTGCCGACGGCAAGGGCCGCGTCACCCTCTGGGACCCGGTCGCGTGGAAGCCGCTCGGCCAGGCGCTGCCCTGCAAGACCCTCTACGCCCTGGTCATCGCCCCGGACGGCAGCGCCGGAGCGGCCAGCTGCGAGGATCGCAAGGGGCTGATCCTGCGACAGGGAGCGAACCGGACCGTGACCCTCAGCGGAGAGCGTGCCGCGCTGGCCTTCGCCACACCCACCGATCTGTACGCCAAATCGGGAACGAAGCTCCAACGGTGGAATGTGCAGACCGGACAGGGCGAGACTCCCGTGGACTACTTTGCCGGCGCGCGCCTGATCATCGCGCCGGACGGGAAGACCGTCATCGGCCTGAGCCGGAACTGGCCCGCCCGCCTGTCCACCCTGACCCGCCCGGACGACGCCCGCCGGCTGAATTTCCCCGCGGCTCGCGTCAGCGACAGCGGGTACCTGAACGGCGTCCCGGTCGCCGCCCTGACCGACGTGGGATACCGCCTGTCCGCCACGCCGCAGGTCGTCACCGAAGACGAATCGTGGCTGCTGTCCATCGCGTCCGCCGCCGGGGAAGGCTTCGGGGTGCTGGAAGACGAACAGGACTTCGAACCCTACCTGGCGCTGCTGGGCGCGCAGGGCTTCGACACCACGGACGACCTGTACGAGATCGACCTGAGCGAAGCCGAGCGCCTCACCGCCAGCCCGGACGGCAGGGTGGCCATCGTGAACTCCGGATCGCACGCCGAACTGTTCGACGCCACCGGCAGGAAAATCTTCGGCCTGTCCATCGAAGCGCTGGAGGACCTGGACGTCGACCCGGACGACACGTTCCTGGACGCCGCCGCAAGTGCCGGGGGCAAGGTGCTGGCCCTGATCACGCAGGGAGGGCACGCCCTGCGGATCGACACGTCCAGCCGGGAACTGATCAGTCAGGCGCAGTTCCCCCGGGACGCCACCCCCGCCCTCCTGGCCAGCGCCCCGGACGGCACCCTGGCCGTCACGGTCCGCCGCGCCGGCGAGCAGCAGATCTGGCTGTTCCGCGGAGAGGACACCACCCCGTACCGGCAGGTCACGCTGGACGGCTCGGTGGAGGACCTCGCCTTCAGCCCCGACGGCACGCACCTCGCCGTGAACGCCTCCGGCGAGCTGCCGCACGTGCTGGTCCTGCGCGTCAGTGACGGACAGGATGTCGCCCGCAGCCCGAAACTGTCCATGTACGACGGCGGCCTCACCTGGAACGCAGCGGGGACGCAGCTGCTCGTCGGGCGCGGTCAGTTCGGCACGGACAGCGCCGCCACCCTCCTGACCTTCCAGCGCTGA
- a CDS encoding alanyl-tRNA editing protein: MTRPLYHDSTRMTFTGTVTHVQNHEIALDATALYPDAGGQAADTGTLRWDGGAARVTGSRRDRATGLIWHALDGALPPVGQAVEGEVDEGRRWRHMQRHSAEHLLAQAFVQVNPVFEVVAVNMNAPECTIDLSGDPAESHVRAAEALLREVMGREELTLDTPVVPEADLPHYPLRRESKVRGDTRLVIYRRADGTPFDVSACGGTHVPRASMAAPVVILRTERIKGGVTRVTFMAGEEAAEYLGGVYADARRLAQGFSVPVERLPDRVDALTAERAALTAQVEALHATLARSTRDRTTPEVHGDVTLRVVTLGDPAGLQAALTDLPPGEVVVAVTDAGRVGIGSAHPAVNAGGVLRAALTASGGKGGGRPDLAQGSTPDVPAFTRALREALTSST; the protein is encoded by the coding sequence ATGACCCGCCCCCTGTACCACGACAGCACCCGGATGACCTTCACCGGGACCGTCACGCACGTCCAGAACCACGAGATCGCGCTGGACGCCACCGCCCTGTACCCCGACGCGGGTGGGCAGGCGGCCGACACCGGCACCCTCCGCTGGGACGGCGGCGCAGCCCGCGTGACCGGCAGTCGGCGGGACAGGGCGACCGGGCTGATCTGGCACGCGCTGGACGGTGCGCTTCCCCCGGTCGGGCAGGCCGTTGAGGGCGAGGTGGACGAAGGCCGCCGCTGGCGGCACATGCAGCGGCACAGCGCCGAGCACCTGCTCGCCCAGGCGTTCGTGCAGGTGAATCCAGTGTTCGAGGTGGTCGCCGTGAACATGAACGCCCCGGAGTGCACCATCGACCTGAGCGGCGACCCGGCCGAATCGCACGTCCGCGCCGCCGAGGCGCTGCTGCGCGAGGTCATGGGGCGCGAGGAGCTGACCCTGGACACGCCCGTGGTGCCGGAGGCTGACCTGCCCCACTACCCCCTGCGGCGCGAGTCGAAGGTGCGGGGCGACACGCGGCTGGTCATCTACCGCCGCGCGGACGGCACGCCGTTCGACGTGAGCGCCTGCGGCGGCACGCACGTCCCGCGCGCCAGCATGGCCGCCCCGGTCGTGATCCTGCGCACCGAACGCATCAAGGGCGGCGTGACCCGCGTGACGTTCATGGCGGGCGAGGAGGCCGCCGAGTACCTGGGCGGCGTGTACGCCGACGCGCGGCGTCTGGCGCAGGGGTTCAGCGTGCCGGTCGAGCGGCTGCCGGACCGCGTGGACGCCCTGACCGCCGAGCGCGCCGCGCTGACCGCGCAGGTCGAGGCGCTGCACGCCACGCTGGCCCGCTCCACCCGCGACCGCACGACCCCGGAAGTGCATGGAGACGTCACCCTGCGCGTCGTGACGCTGGGGGACCCGGCCGGACTTCAGGCGGCCCTGACGGACCTCCCGCCCGGCGAGGTCGTCGTGGCGGTCACCGACGCGGGTCGCGTGGGCATCGGCAGCGCGCACCCGGCCGTGAACGCCGGAGGCGTGCTGCGCGCCGCGCTGACCGCCAGCGGCGGCAAGGGAGGCGGGCGACCCGACCTCGCGCAGGGCAGCACCCCGGACGTTCCTGCGTTCACTCGCGCCCTGCGCGAGGCCCTCACCAGCTCCACCTGA